One window of the Streptomyces sp. ITFR-21 genome contains the following:
- a CDS encoding zinc finger domain-containing protein, with amino-acid sequence MTARWGAPAPDGVRHLLRADHHPARAVACPHCGAHAHAPCTTISGRRRLPDPPHPSRITAWARATAVCPTCQVAPGTECHNGGWALPGGAVHPARQTEAEVTA; translated from the coding sequence ATGACCGCCCGCTGGGGCGCCCCGGCCCCGGACGGTGTGCGGCATCTGCTGCGCGCCGACCACCACCCGGCCCGCGCCGTGGCGTGCCCGCACTGCGGGGCGCACGCCCACGCCCCCTGCACGACCATCTCCGGCCGCCGCAGGCTCCCGGACCCGCCCCACCCCTCCCGCATCACCGCCTGGGCCCGCGCCACAGCCGTCTGCCCCACCTGCCAGGTCGCCCCCGGCACCGAATGCCACAACGGCGGCTGGGCGCTCCCCGGCGGGGCCGTACACCCCGCGCGGCAGACCGAAGCCGAGGTGACCGCATGA
- a CDS encoding DUF4326 domain-containing protein, producing MTETSTPARIRRKHTAGWRAPLDAQARPARYVGRGTRYGNPWVIAETDTLSGWTVNWAGIGRPPTGLRPEIPAHNQRDAHTLAVELFEVWVHSQPDLLDRALRELAGRDLMCWCPASLPCHADVLLALANPTPA from the coding sequence GTGACCGAAACGTCCACACCTGCCCGTATCCGGCGCAAGCACACCGCCGGGTGGCGCGCCCCGCTCGACGCCCAAGCCCGACCGGCCCGCTACGTCGGCCGCGGTACCCGCTACGGCAACCCGTGGGTGATCGCCGAGACCGACACCCTGTCCGGCTGGACCGTGAACTGGGCCGGGATCGGCCGGCCGCCGACCGGCCTGCGCCCCGAAATCCCCGCACACAACCAGCGCGACGCCCACACCTTGGCCGTCGAGCTTTTCGAGGTGTGGGTCCACAGCCAGCCCGACCTGCTCGACCGCGCCCTGCGCGAGCTCGCCGGCCGCGACCTCATGTGCTGGTGCCCGGCGTCGCTGCCCTGCCACGCCGACGTGCTCCTGGCCCTGGCCAACCCCACCCCAGCCTGA
- a CDS encoding DUF6011 domain-containing protein, giving the protein MPETVHACPPDVTGLTPCCRRPPSELPPTDRMTPDPAPLPGLHAEPGAGPAVVRCRLCGHPLTNRAAQLLRLGDECARKLGHRDVRGPGRFQVEQDGLPGV; this is encoded by the coding sequence ATGCCTGAGACCGTCCACGCCTGCCCGCCCGACGTCACCGGCCTCACCCCGTGCTGCCGCCGACCGCCGTCCGAACTCCCGCCCACCGACCGCATGACCCCGGACCCCGCCCCGCTGCCCGGCCTCCACGCGGAACCGGGCGCGGGGCCGGCGGTCGTCAGGTGCCGCCTCTGCGGACACCCCCTCACCAACCGCGCCGCGCAACTCCTCCGGCTCGGCGACGAATGCGCACGCAAGCTCGGGCACAGGGATGTTCGCGGGCCCGGGAGGTTCCAGGTGGAACAGGACGGGCTGCCGGGGGTGTGA
- a CDS encoding phage terminase large subunit, with protein MTTAVAPDTLHHYEPWGSALELMECRLPQVLLSGPAGTGKSRACLEKLHLMALANPGMRGLIVRKTRESLGSTALVTWREHVAKEALATGIMSFYGGSAEEPPQYRYANGSKVMIGGMDKPTKIMSSEYDVAYVQEAIELTTTDWENITTRLRNGKVSFQQLIADANPDMPSHWLKQHCDRGTARMVHCRHEDNPVLFNADGTMTVKGEAYMKLLDALTGVRKQRLRHGLWVSAEGVIYENFDPAIHLVDKFPIPDTWTRWWSVDFGYTNPFVLQCWAEDPDGRLYLYREIYKTKTLVEDHAKRILREVTACTVCCNSTAGSHDCYECDQCAKTWTEPRPRAIICDHDAEDRATLERHLGMSTAPAHKSVSDGIQAVNARYKAAGDGRARLFIFRGAVVERDEALDAAKKPCSTEEEIPGYVWDRGTTSQQLADKPPKEVPVKINDHGCDAKRYMVAEVDIGGRPRIRVM; from the coding sequence GTGACCACCGCCGTGGCCCCGGACACGCTCCATCACTATGAGCCGTGGGGCTCGGCGCTGGAGCTGATGGAGTGCCGCTTGCCGCAGGTGCTGCTGTCGGGGCCGGCGGGTACGGGCAAGTCCCGGGCGTGCCTGGAGAAGTTGCACCTGATGGCCCTGGCGAACCCGGGGATGCGCGGGCTGATTGTCCGCAAGACGCGGGAGTCGCTGGGGTCGACTGCGTTGGTGACGTGGCGGGAGCACGTGGCGAAGGAGGCGCTCGCCACGGGGATTATGTCGTTCTACGGGGGGTCGGCGGAGGAGCCGCCTCAGTACCGGTATGCGAACGGCTCGAAAGTCATGATCGGAGGGATGGACAAGCCGACAAAGATCATGTCGTCGGAGTACGACGTCGCCTATGTACAGGAAGCCATTGAGCTCACCACCACCGACTGGGAGAACATCACCACCCGACTCCGGAACGGCAAGGTCTCGTTCCAGCAGCTCATAGCGGACGCCAACCCGGACATGCCCAGTCACTGGCTCAAGCAGCACTGCGACCGCGGCACGGCCCGCATGGTCCACTGTCGCCATGAGGACAACCCCGTCCTGTTCAACGCCGACGGCACCATGACCGTCAAGGGCGAGGCGTACATGAAGCTCCTCGACGCGCTCACGGGCGTCCGCAAACAGCGGTTGCGACACGGCCTGTGGGTGTCCGCCGAGGGCGTGATCTACGAGAACTTCGATCCTGCCATCCACCTGGTCGACAAGTTCCCCATCCCCGATACCTGGACCCGCTGGTGGTCCGTCGACTTCGGGTACACCAACCCGTTCGTGCTCCAGTGCTGGGCCGAAGACCCGGACGGCCGGCTGTACCTCTACCGCGAGATCTACAAGACGAAGACCCTCGTGGAGGACCACGCCAAGCGGATCCTGCGGGAAGTGACCGCCTGCACCGTTTGCTGCAATTCCACTGCGGGCAGCCACGACTGCTACGAGTGCGACCAGTGCGCGAAGACGTGGACGGAGCCCCGGCCGAGGGCGATCATCTGCGACCACGACGCGGAGGACCGGGCGACGCTGGAGCGGCACTTGGGGATGTCCACGGCGCCTGCGCACAAGTCGGTGTCGGACGGGATTCAGGCGGTCAACGCCCGGTACAAGGCGGCCGGCGACGGGCGGGCGCGCCTGTTCATCTTTCGGGGTGCCGTTGTTGAGCGTGACGAAGCGCTTGATGCGGCGAAGAAGCCGTGTTCGACCGAGGAGGAGATCCCGGGCTATGTCTGGGATCGGGGTACGACGTCGCAGCAGCTTGCGGACAAGCCTCCGAAGGAAGTCCCCGTGAAGATCAACGACCACGGGTGCGATGCGAAGCGGTACATGGTTGCTGAGGTGGACATCGGTGGCCGTCCCCGTATTCGTGTGATGTAA
- a CDS encoding phage portal protein, which produces MGSSLMDPIRALRNRSPVPYATTGSRGGGFAGLMARPSGQEAQMRAQGTNGTLFAIVDRIITSYSQVEWHLYRKAPSGLKEDRKEVTSHAILDLWNKPNGFMVGPVFREAAQQHEELTGEQWWVIARVEGSTLPLELWPVRPDRMRPVADPEEFIVGYEYIGPSGEVIPLAREDVIFLRRPNPLDVYRGLGPVQTILTDLDASRYSREWNRNFFLNSAEPGGILQVAKRLGDEEFNEHRERWAEQHKGVGAAHRVALLENGITWVDRKYTNRDMQFAELANVSDEKIRTAFGFPKPMLGAVDDVNRANADAAEVVLARWLTVPRLRRVKAVLNYQILPMYGRGVTNLEMDFDNPVPEDVEAEAALLTARSAAAAALVNAGFQAKGTLFAVGLPDIPFEGPRKPPVVAEPEPTFADVTRGLFANAAATTWTVRAHVDLDICQPCKDNDGHKYDSQAAAYADYPGGKGYVKCLGKSNCRCTVVEEN; this is translated from the coding sequence ATGGGCAGCAGCCTGATGGACCCCATCCGCGCGCTCCGCAACCGCTCACCCGTCCCCTACGCCACCACCGGGTCCCGAGGTGGCGGCTTCGCCGGACTCATGGCGCGCCCCTCCGGCCAGGAAGCCCAGATGCGGGCGCAGGGCACCAACGGCACCCTCTTCGCGATCGTCGACCGGATCATCACCAGCTACAGCCAGGTCGAATGGCACCTGTACCGCAAGGCGCCGTCGGGCCTGAAGGAAGATCGCAAGGAGGTCACCTCCCACGCGATCCTCGACCTCTGGAACAAGCCGAACGGCTTCATGGTCGGCCCGGTGTTCCGTGAGGCCGCGCAGCAGCACGAGGAACTGACGGGCGAGCAGTGGTGGGTGATCGCCCGCGTTGAGGGGTCGACGCTTCCGCTGGAACTGTGGCCGGTCCGCCCGGACCGGATGCGGCCCGTTGCCGACCCGGAAGAGTTCATCGTCGGCTATGAGTACATAGGCCCGTCTGGCGAGGTCATCCCGCTGGCGCGTGAAGACGTCATCTTCCTGCGCCGCCCGAACCCGCTGGATGTGTACCGCGGCCTCGGCCCGGTGCAGACGATCCTCACCGACCTCGACGCCAGCAGGTACAGCCGCGAGTGGAACCGGAACTTCTTTCTCAACAGCGCCGAGCCCGGCGGGATCTTGCAGGTCGCCAAGCGCCTGGGCGATGAGGAGTTCAACGAGCACCGCGAACGCTGGGCGGAGCAGCACAAGGGCGTAGGCGCAGCCCACAGGGTGGCCCTGCTGGAGAACGGCATCACCTGGGTCGACCGCAAGTACACCAACCGCGACATGCAGTTCGCCGAACTCGCGAACGTCTCCGACGAGAAGATCCGCACCGCCTTCGGATTCCCGAAGCCCATGCTGGGCGCCGTCGATGACGTCAACAGGGCCAACGCCGACGCGGCCGAGGTAGTCCTGGCCCGCTGGCTGACCGTTCCCCGGCTGCGCCGCGTCAAGGCCGTCCTAAACTACCAGATCCTGCCCATGTACGGGCGGGGCGTCACCAACCTGGAGATGGACTTCGACAACCCCGTCCCCGAGGACGTTGAAGCCGAAGCCGCCCTGCTCACCGCCCGCTCTGCCGCAGCTGCCGCATTGGTCAATGCCGGCTTCCAGGCGAAAGGCACGCTCTTCGCGGTCGGCCTGCCCGACATCCCCTTCGAGGGCCCGCGCAAGCCGCCTGTGGTCGCCGAACCGGAGCCGACGTTCGCCGACGTCACGCGCGGCCTGTTCGCCAACGCAGCAGCCACCACGTGGACGGTCCGCGCGCACGTCGACCTGGACATCTGCCAGCCGTGCAAGGACAACGACGGCCACAAGTACGACAGCCAGGCCGCGGCCTACGCGGACTACCCCGGCGGCAAGGGCTACGTGAAATGCCTCGGCAAGAGCAACTGCCGCTGCACAGTTGTGGAGGAAAACTGA
- a CDS encoding head maturation protease, ClpP-related — protein sequence MAWIDVPQAPGAARARARARDAARPGYEIRNAASPDEAELLIYDEIDSWWGVSAGDVISALAGITAPNLRVRVNSPGGSVFEGLAIANALRAHPSDVTVQVDGLAASIASVIALAGNRLVMMPNSMLMIHEASGLCIGDATDMQQMAGVLGKISDNIAGAYAAKAGGTPEQWRETMRAETWYLPEDAVAAGLADEAIDAQPATDPAEPDMHARWDLTVYGYQGPKAPEKPKPGPPPVQAAAVEPEPAPPTLTISLGDALDEKLVAALRAAVRDHGAEVAAAEAGGTVTPIVPAEPVGTGQGGTAAGQEPPPAPEPAAPATELHGEHGPEIELPEAAEPETAPDPEPEVVASAEPTWASVMAQLTQPRPDPWAAAINRLLTQVSSSSATES from the coding sequence ATGGCCTGGATCGACGTACCGCAGGCACCAGGTGCGGCCCGCGCTCGGGCCCGCGCCCGCGACGCGGCCCGTCCGGGCTACGAGATCCGCAATGCCGCCTCGCCAGATGAGGCGGAGCTGCTGATCTACGACGAGATCGACTCATGGTGGGGCGTGTCCGCCGGTGACGTGATCAGCGCGCTCGCCGGCATCACCGCCCCCAACCTGCGAGTGCGGGTCAACAGCCCTGGCGGCAGCGTCTTTGAGGGCCTGGCCATCGCCAACGCCCTCCGCGCGCACCCGTCGGACGTGACCGTCCAGGTCGACGGCCTGGCAGCGTCCATCGCCTCCGTGATCGCCCTCGCAGGCAACCGGCTGGTGATGATGCCGAACTCCATGCTGATGATCCACGAGGCGTCCGGGCTGTGCATCGGCGACGCCACGGACATGCAGCAGATGGCCGGAGTCCTCGGCAAGATCTCCGACAACATCGCCGGGGCCTACGCGGCGAAGGCAGGCGGCACCCCGGAGCAGTGGCGCGAGACGATGCGCGCCGAAACCTGGTACCTGCCCGAAGACGCGGTCGCCGCCGGCCTGGCCGACGAGGCGATCGACGCGCAGCCCGCGACCGATCCGGCCGAGCCGGACATGCACGCCCGGTGGGACCTCACCGTCTACGGCTACCAGGGCCCCAAGGCCCCGGAGAAGCCGAAGCCCGGCCCGCCTCCAGTGCAGGCCGCGGCCGTGGAGCCCGAGCCGGCCCCGCCAACGCTGACGATCAGCCTTGGGGACGCGCTCGACGAGAAGCTCGTGGCCGCGCTCCGTGCTGCCGTCCGCGACCACGGAGCGGAAGTGGCGGCTGCCGAAGCCGGCGGAACCGTGACCCCCATCGTCCCGGCCGAGCCCGTGGGGACGGGGCAGGGCGGGACCGCCGCCGGCCAGGAGCCTCCCCCCGCGCCTGAGCCGGCGGCACCCGCCACGGAACTGCACGGCGAGCACGGCCCCGAGATCGAACTCCCCGAGGCGGCCGAGCCCGAGACGGCACCCGATCCAGAACCCGAGGTTGTCGCCAGCGCCGAGCCGACATGGGCGTCCGTCATGGCCCAACTGACCCAGCCGCGCCCCGATCCGTGGGCTGCCGCCATCAACCGTCTGCTCACCCAAGTCTCGTCGTCCAGCGCGACGGAATCCTGA
- a CDS encoding phage major capsid protein translates to MAPTLTVPRNADELAEMIGDMGKLAEITASPEKLTEFIDAYGQKQRSNDPGIEQQIRDETQRQFADVLRNGQIDAINRLNLTSGGGGAKARSKHYNPKAPGAKLDQQYQNWSDYFGTTWAGNTSAEALTGRSEITRIQNSFGSTVPSDGGFLIPEVLRAELLRVALEQTVVRARARVVPMESLTVPYPMLDSTSNASSVYGGVVGYWTEEGGALTDSSPTFGRIVLSAKKLTLYSEIPNELFTDSLISLQQFMEESYPEALAWFEDTAFTDGTGVGMPLGYLNAPAAVSVAKESGQTAGTIVWENIVKAYSRMLPSSIGRAVWVAHIDTFPELATMALSVGTGGSAVWMGTPAADGAGAPPMTILGRPVVFTEKVSSVGTAGDINFVDFGYYLIGDRQAMQTATSTEFKFGADKTSVRVIERVDGTPWIKSAITPRKGSNTLSPFVKVATRA, encoded by the coding sequence GTGGCACCCACCCTGACCGTCCCGCGCAACGCCGACGAGCTCGCGGAGATGATCGGCGACATGGGAAAGCTCGCGGAGATCACCGCGAGCCCCGAGAAGCTGACCGAGTTCATCGACGCCTACGGCCAGAAGCAGCGCTCCAACGACCCGGGCATCGAGCAGCAGATCCGGGACGAGACCCAGCGGCAGTTCGCTGACGTCCTCCGCAACGGGCAGATCGACGCGATCAACCGCCTCAACCTGACTTCCGGCGGCGGCGGCGCGAAGGCCCGCTCCAAGCACTACAACCCGAAGGCTCCGGGCGCGAAGCTCGACCAGCAGTACCAGAACTGGTCCGACTACTTCGGCACCACCTGGGCGGGCAACACCTCCGCGGAGGCCCTGACCGGCCGGTCCGAGATCACCCGCATCCAGAACAGCTTCGGCTCGACGGTGCCGTCCGACGGCGGGTTCCTGATCCCCGAGGTGCTGCGCGCGGAGTTGCTGCGCGTGGCCCTGGAGCAGACCGTCGTCCGCGCCCGCGCCCGGGTCGTGCCGATGGAGTCGCTGACGGTCCCGTACCCGATGCTCGACTCCACCAGCAACGCCTCCTCGGTGTACGGCGGCGTCGTCGGCTACTGGACGGAGGAGGGCGGCGCCCTCACCGACTCCAGCCCGACGTTCGGCCGGATCGTCCTGTCCGCGAAGAAGCTGACCCTCTACTCGGAGATCCCGAACGAGCTGTTCACCGACAGCCTGATCAGCCTCCAGCAGTTCATGGAGGAGTCCTACCCCGAGGCGCTGGCGTGGTTCGAGGACACCGCGTTCACCGACGGCACCGGCGTCGGCATGCCGCTGGGCTACCTCAACGCCCCGGCCGCGGTGTCGGTGGCGAAGGAGTCGGGCCAGACCGCGGGCACCATCGTCTGGGAGAACATCGTCAAGGCGTACTCCCGCATGCTGCCCAGCTCCATCGGCCGCGCGGTGTGGGTCGCCCACATCGACACGTTCCCCGAACTGGCCACCATGGCCCTGTCCGTGGGCACCGGCGGCAGCGCCGTGTGGATGGGCACCCCGGCCGCGGACGGCGCCGGCGCCCCGCCGATGACGATCCTCGGCCGTCCGGTGGTTTTCACCGAGAAGGTCTCCAGCGTGGGCACCGCGGGCGACATCAACTTCGTCGACTTCGGCTACTACCTCATCGGCGACCGCCAGGCCATGCAGACCGCCACCAGCACGGAGTTCAAGTTCGGCGCCGACAAGACCTCGGTGCGCGTCATCGAGCGGGTCGACGGCACCCCGTGGATCAAGTCTGCGATCACCCCGCGCAAGGGCTCCAACACCCTCTCCCCGTTCGTGAAGGTCGCCACCCGCGCCTGA
- a CDS encoding endonuclease VII domain-containing protein has product MLAESRACTRCGLEKPLSEFSKHPRGKYGRKPSCKACDAARHAAGYVPKPRGPRRAPLGEDAVKACAKCGESKRVADFSLSRRATDTSNAVYKSVCKACASAAARRWFADNPERTAANKRRYNLEQYGITVEDYERLLQEQGGVCAICKKPETSARQGKVIQLPVDHCHATGRVRGLLCHRCNRAIGLLGDDIDLLKAAIGYLERE; this is encoded by the coding sequence ATGCTTGCCGAGTCTAGGGCCTGCACAAGGTGCGGCCTTGAGAAGCCCCTGTCCGAATTCTCGAAACATCCCCGAGGGAAGTACGGGCGAAAGCCGTCCTGCAAGGCATGCGATGCCGCGCGTCATGCCGCTGGATACGTGCCGAAGCCGCGCGGGCCAAGACGCGCCCCGCTCGGAGAGGATGCCGTCAAGGCGTGTGCGAAATGTGGCGAATCGAAGCGTGTCGCCGATTTCAGTCTCTCGCGCAGGGCGACGGACACCAGCAACGCCGTCTACAAGAGCGTGTGTAAGGCGTGCGCCTCTGCGGCGGCGCGACGCTGGTTCGCCGACAACCCCGAGCGGACTGCCGCCAACAAGCGTCGATACAACTTGGAGCAGTACGGCATCACTGTCGAGGATTACGAACGGCTGCTCCAGGAGCAGGGTGGCGTTTGCGCCATCTGCAAAAAGCCGGAGACAAGTGCCCGTCAGGGGAAGGTCATACAGCTTCCCGTGGACCATTGCCACGCAACTGGGCGTGTCCGTGGGCTGCTGTGTCACCGCTGCAATCGAGCAATCGGGCTACTCGGAGATGACATCGATCTGCTGAAGGCAGCGATCGGTTACCTAGAAAGGGAGTGA